In Balearica regulorum gibbericeps isolate bBalReg1 chromosome 14, bBalReg1.pri, whole genome shotgun sequence, one genomic interval encodes:
- the GABRP gene encoding gamma-aminobutyric acid receptor subunit pi isoform X2, with protein MFCRYFCFLSLCLLLPTQRRCSLGHISDLRGSDTTSLPGFENLTMGYNKYLRPYFGGEPVQIAMSLDIASISSISESDMDYTATIYLRQRWTDPRLVFHGNKSFTLDARLVELLWVPDTYIVESKRSFLHDVTVGNRLIRLFSNGTILYALRITTTVACNMDLSKYPMDTQTCRLQLESWGYDENDVIFTWLRGNNSVHGIEKLRLSQYTVERYYTLVSKSQQETGSYPRLILEFELRRNVLYFILETYVPSTLLVMLSWVSFWITLDSVPARTCIGVTTVLSMTTLMIGSRSSLSKTNCFIKAIDVYLGICFSFIFGALVEYAVAHYSSSQKCVAKGPQEGSANELTKEVEGVNITNILNSSITGYQRKISFTSIEISSDNVNCSDLTMKTHEKIKCVLRNKMHRIIGYFTIQNPSNVDHYSKLLFPLFFMLVNVFYWAYYLYF; from the exons ATgttctgcagatatttttgcTTCCTCAGTCTGTGTCTtctccttccaacccaaag GAGGTGCTCCCTGGGTCATATATCCGACCTGCGCGGCAGTGACACGACATCCCTGCCTGGCTTTGAGAACCTCACCATGGGATACAACAAATACCTCAGGCCCTACTTTGGTG GAGAGCCTGTTCAAATTGCAATGAGTCTGGACATTGCAAGTATTTCTAGTATATCTGAGAGTGACATG gATTACACAGCTACTATATATTTGCGGCAGCGCTGGACAGACCCTCGGTTGGTCTTTCACGGCAACAAGAGCTTTACGTTAGATGCTCGTCTAGTGGAATTGCTCTGGGTACCAGACACCTACATTGTGGAGTCAAAAAGGTCCTTCCTGCACGATGTCACTGTGGGGAACCGCCTCATAAGATTGTTCTCTAACGGCACTATCTTGTATGCCTTAAG AATCACTACCACTGTGGCTTGTAACATGGACCTGTCAAAATATCCCATGGACACACAAACGTGCAGACTGCAGCTAGAAAGCT GGGGATATGATGAAAACGACGTCATCTTCACGTGGTTGAGAGGAAATAACTCTGTCCATGGCATAGAAAAGTTGCGGCTCTCTCAGTACACAGTGGAACGTTACTACACCCTGGTCTCGAAGTCACAGCAGGAAACAG GCAGTTACCCACGACTGATACTGGAGTTTGAGCTGAGAAGAAACGTCCTTTACTTCATTTTGGAGACCTATGTGCCCTCCACTCTGCTCGTCATGTTGTCCTGGGTTTCTTTTTGGATCACATTGGATTCAGTGCCTGCAAGAACCTGCATTG gAGTCACAACGGTGCTTTCCATGACAACTCTGATGATTGGCTCACGAAGTTCCCTTTCGAAAACCAACTGCTTCATTAAGGCCATTGATGTTTACCTTGGCATCTGCTTCAGCTTCATCTTTGGTGCCCTTGTGGAATATGCAGTGGCTCACTACAGCTCATCACAAAAGTGTGTGGCTAAAGGACCTCAAGAG GGGTCTGCAAATGAGCTCACTAAAGAAGTGGAAGGTGTCAACATCACTAACATCCTCAACAGCTCCATCACCGGCTATCAACGGAAAATCAGCTTTACAAGCATTGAGATTTCCAGCGATAATGTTAACTGCAGTGACTTGACCATGAAAACTCATGAGAAAATCAAATGTGTCTTGAGAAACAAAATGCACAGGATTATTGGTTATTTCACAATTCAGAACCCCAGCAACGTAGACCACTACTCCAAATTgctcttccctttgtttttcatgctgGTCAATGTGTTCTATTGGGCttactatttatatttttag
- the GABRP gene encoding gamma-aminobutyric acid receptor subunit pi isoform X3 codes for MSLDIASISSISESDMDYTATIYLRQRWTDPRLVFHGNKSFTLDARLVELLWVPDTYIVESKRSFLHDVTVGNRLIRLFSNGTILYALRITTTVACNMDLSKYPMDTQTCRLQLESWGYDENDVIFTWLRGNNSVHGIEKLRLSQYTVERYYTLVSKSQQETGSYPRLILEFELRRNVLYFILETYVPSTLLVMLSWVSFWITLDSVPARTCIGVTTVLSMTTLMIGSRSSLSKTNCFIKAIDVYLGICFSFIFGALVEYAVAHYSSSQKCVAKGPQEGSANELTKEVEGVNITNILNSSITGYQRKISFTSIEISSDNVNCSDLTMKTHEKIKCVLRNKMHRIIGYFTIQNPSNVDHYSKLLFPLFFMLVNVFYWAYYLYF; via the exons ATGAGTCTGGACATTGCAAGTATTTCTAGTATATCTGAGAGTGACATG gATTACACAGCTACTATATATTTGCGGCAGCGCTGGACAGACCCTCGGTTGGTCTTTCACGGCAACAAGAGCTTTACGTTAGATGCTCGTCTAGTGGAATTGCTCTGGGTACCAGACACCTACATTGTGGAGTCAAAAAGGTCCTTCCTGCACGATGTCACTGTGGGGAACCGCCTCATAAGATTGTTCTCTAACGGCACTATCTTGTATGCCTTAAG AATCACTACCACTGTGGCTTGTAACATGGACCTGTCAAAATATCCCATGGACACACAAACGTGCAGACTGCAGCTAGAAAGCT GGGGATATGATGAAAACGACGTCATCTTCACGTGGTTGAGAGGAAATAACTCTGTCCATGGCATAGAAAAGTTGCGGCTCTCTCAGTACACAGTGGAACGTTACTACACCCTGGTCTCGAAGTCACAGCAGGAAACAG GCAGTTACCCACGACTGATACTGGAGTTTGAGCTGAGAAGAAACGTCCTTTACTTCATTTTGGAGACCTATGTGCCCTCCACTCTGCTCGTCATGTTGTCCTGGGTTTCTTTTTGGATCACATTGGATTCAGTGCCTGCAAGAACCTGCATTG gAGTCACAACGGTGCTTTCCATGACAACTCTGATGATTGGCTCACGAAGTTCCCTTTCGAAAACCAACTGCTTCATTAAGGCCATTGATGTTTACCTTGGCATCTGCTTCAGCTTCATCTTTGGTGCCCTTGTGGAATATGCAGTGGCTCACTACAGCTCATCACAAAAGTGTGTGGCTAAAGGACCTCAAGAG GGGTCTGCAAATGAGCTCACTAAAGAAGTGGAAGGTGTCAACATCACTAACATCCTCAACAGCTCCATCACCGGCTATCAACGGAAAATCAGCTTTACAAGCATTGAGATTTCCAGCGATAATGTTAACTGCAGTGACTTGACCATGAAAACTCATGAGAAAATCAAATGTGTCTTGAGAAACAAAATGCACAGGATTATTGGTTATTTCACAATTCAGAACCCCAGCAACGTAGACCACTACTCCAAATTgctcttccctttgtttttcatgctgGTCAATGTGTTCTATTGGGCttactatttatatttttag
- the GABRP gene encoding gamma-aminobutyric acid receptor subunit pi isoform X1: protein MGICSLLPSPDTDLQLPNSDNFIMDHDALKLSTPLGFCGFRDSVVCVGCCEQSPRHTASRVVLLCLSPVPSLCLSFSFPSTGEPVQIAMSLDIASISSISESDMDYTATIYLRQRWTDPRLVFHGNKSFTLDARLVELLWVPDTYIVESKRSFLHDVTVGNRLIRLFSNGTILYALRITTTVACNMDLSKYPMDTQTCRLQLESWGYDENDVIFTWLRGNNSVHGIEKLRLSQYTVERYYTLVSKSQQETGSYPRLILEFELRRNVLYFILETYVPSTLLVMLSWVSFWITLDSVPARTCIGVTTVLSMTTLMIGSRSSLSKTNCFIKAIDVYLGICFSFIFGALVEYAVAHYSSSQKCVAKGPQEGSANELTKEVEGVNITNILNSSITGYQRKISFTSIEISSDNVNCSDLTMKTHEKIKCVLRNKMHRIIGYFTIQNPSNVDHYSKLLFPLFFMLVNVFYWAYYLYF, encoded by the exons ATGGGTATTTGCTCTCTGCTACCATCACCAGATACAGACCTCCAGCTCCCAAACAGTGACAACTTTATTATGGATCACGATGCTCTGAAACTGTCCACCCCTTTGGGCTTCTGTGGTTTTAGGGACAGCGTTGTGTGCGTGGGATGCTGTGAGCAGAGCCCACGCCACACAGCATCCCGAGTGGTTTTATTGTGCCTTTCACCTGTCCCTTCTCTCTgcttaagcttttcttttccctccacaGGAGAGCCTGTTCAAATTGCAATGAGTCTGGACATTGCAAGTATTTCTAGTATATCTGAGAGTGACATG gATTACACAGCTACTATATATTTGCGGCAGCGCTGGACAGACCCTCGGTTGGTCTTTCACGGCAACAAGAGCTTTACGTTAGATGCTCGTCTAGTGGAATTGCTCTGGGTACCAGACACCTACATTGTGGAGTCAAAAAGGTCCTTCCTGCACGATGTCACTGTGGGGAACCGCCTCATAAGATTGTTCTCTAACGGCACTATCTTGTATGCCTTAAG AATCACTACCACTGTGGCTTGTAACATGGACCTGTCAAAATATCCCATGGACACACAAACGTGCAGACTGCAGCTAGAAAGCT GGGGATATGATGAAAACGACGTCATCTTCACGTGGTTGAGAGGAAATAACTCTGTCCATGGCATAGAAAAGTTGCGGCTCTCTCAGTACACAGTGGAACGTTACTACACCCTGGTCTCGAAGTCACAGCAGGAAACAG GCAGTTACCCACGACTGATACTGGAGTTTGAGCTGAGAAGAAACGTCCTTTACTTCATTTTGGAGACCTATGTGCCCTCCACTCTGCTCGTCATGTTGTCCTGGGTTTCTTTTTGGATCACATTGGATTCAGTGCCTGCAAGAACCTGCATTG gAGTCACAACGGTGCTTTCCATGACAACTCTGATGATTGGCTCACGAAGTTCCCTTTCGAAAACCAACTGCTTCATTAAGGCCATTGATGTTTACCTTGGCATCTGCTTCAGCTTCATCTTTGGTGCCCTTGTGGAATATGCAGTGGCTCACTACAGCTCATCACAAAAGTGTGTGGCTAAAGGACCTCAAGAG GGGTCTGCAAATGAGCTCACTAAAGAAGTGGAAGGTGTCAACATCACTAACATCCTCAACAGCTCCATCACCGGCTATCAACGGAAAATCAGCTTTACAAGCATTGAGATTTCCAGCGATAATGTTAACTGCAGTGACTTGACCATGAAAACTCATGAGAAAATCAAATGTGTCTTGAGAAACAAAATGCACAGGATTATTGGTTATTTCACAATTCAGAACCCCAGCAACGTAGACCACTACTCCAAATTgctcttccctttgtttttcatgctgGTCAATGTGTTCTATTGGGCttactatttatatttttag